Genomic segment of Caproiciproducens sp. NJN-50:
CCGTAAATGGGATTCAAACCAAAAAACAGCGCCGTCACCCACAGATACGGCATGGGACAGCCACGCCTGCGGCACCAGTACAGCGCATACCCCAGGACGGACGCCATCAGCAGCATCTGCGTCAGAGAGTACAGCGCCACGCCGCGGTTGATGCTCCCCAGCAAACCGCCGGCCCAATAGAAGATGCGCAGAAAAAGCTGATAAAGTACCGGCTGCTGATTGTTGACCGGCGCCCACCCGGCCGCCCTGACCAGACAGGCAAAGGAATCCCCTGTCATCAGCCCCGGGTAATAAGTCAGGAAATACGGCAGCCACGCCGCCGCCAAAAGGGCGCTCCACAGCGCCCAGGAGGCAAGCCGGCTCCGGAAATCGGCCGGAGCCGGATGTTTTGCCACAGGAAACGGATGAAGCGCCAAAAAGCGGAACAGGGACAGGACCGCCGCCCAAACTAACAGGCACAATCCGGCAAACGGAAAAACATCATTTTTCCCAATCCCTGCGAAAGCGGGGGGCTGGACCATAATGCGCGATCCGACCAAAAACATGGCGGATATTGCCGCCGAAAAGGCTCCGGAACAAAAAAGGGTCCTGCGGTCTCCATACCCGGCCGTATACCTGATGCAGGCCGCAGCTCCCGCGGCCGCCAAAAGCCATGGCAGCCAGTGCCGGTACCAGACACCGAACACGCTGAAAGCCGCGGAGGTAAGGACAGCCCCCGCCGCCACACAAAACCAGACCTGACTTCTCACGTGGCGCAGCCAGTTCATTCTCTTTATCCCCTTCCCTGATTTTGGTTTATCTTATTAGCATGTTCTGGCATATAGCGAATATGTATGTGCCAACCGCGTTCCTTCTATTTCCAAAATCATCGTTCCGGCGAAAGAATCAACTTTTCAATGGCCTGCGCCACGCCGTCCTCCTCGTTTGTGCTGGTCACATAATCGGCCTGCCGGAAAAGGCCCGGTTCGGCGTTCCCCATCGCGATGCCAAGCCCCGCAAACCGCAGCATGCTTCTGTCATTGTCCCCGTCTCCGAACGCCGCGACCCGTCCGGGCTCAATTCCGAGGATATGGCAGAGGTGAAGCAGGCCATCCCCCTTGCTGGCTTCCGCGTCGTTGATCTCAAGGTTGACGGACCCGGAGGACGTCACGGAGTACGGCCCCATTGCCAGGACCTCCCTCGCCAGCCGTTCTTTCTCCAGAGCGGGGACATAGGGAACATTCACCTTTTCGAGCGGAGCCCCCTTCCGCTCCAGAAAATCCGGGAGGCTGCCGACAAACGTCTGGGAAGCGTCAATATAGCGGAAAAAGCGATCCGGAAGACCGGCTCCGCGGAGCGCCGGCAATGCCGCGGCGTCCGCATAGGAAACCCCGCCGCAGTACGCTTCCACAAAAAAGCCACCCGACGCAAAAAAGCGGACGATCCTCAGGGATGCATCCAATGCCATCGGGCGGGAATACACGACGGACCGGTTTTTGAGGTCGACGACGCTCGCGCCGTTGGAAGTCAGGACATATCTGGTTCCGGGCAGCTGAAGCAGCTCGTCCGGCACCATTTTGGCAACCCGCCCCGTGGCAGGTACGACCCGGATTCCCAGGGAAGCTGCCGCCTTCAGCGATCCCAGCGTGCGCGGCGATATGGTCTTGTCGTCCCGGAGAACCGTGCCGTCCAGATCGAAGGCAATCAGTTGAAACCTCATCGCGGAACCTTTTCCCATTCCGTCATCCGCTCCGCAAATTCCTTCATTTTTTCTTTTGAAAGGCTGACATAATCTGTTTTTCCGTCAGTTTGCTCGCCCTGCGACTTTAAAAATCTGTTCAGAAGCAATTTGGAGATGTTCCGCTCCAAAAAATTCATTTTTGTAAAATAGATTGCTCCTCCCGGCGCACAAAAGGAAGTGAGATGGCCGGCAAGCTCAGCCGGAAACCCGCTCTCCAGATACCGGCGGATCTCCGCTTCCTCCCGGGACAGGCAGGTTAAATAAATTCCAAGCGGCTTTTGAAGAAGGATGCCCAAATATCTCTTGCAGTAACTGCGGACTTCCTGTTGAATCTGGCCGCCGTAAACAGAGCTGCCCAGAATGACGCAGTCGAAAGGCGAAGGGTCGACCGTGCGTTTTTTCAAATCAACAATCTCAGCTCCATTCAACATCTGTTGGAGCCAACCGGCGCATTCGGCAGCCGAACCGTGGGTGCTGGAATAAGCAATCATAGTCTCCATCCTGTTTTCACACTCTTTTCCATCCTTGAATTTGCGCGGCGCTGCGTAAAATTGGAATTGATAAATCAATTCCGCATGGATAAGCTAATGTCGGCAGAGAAAATATCGTATTTTTCAAAACATGCTTTTCGCATGGATATTTTTCCTGTTAGGGCGGGCCGAAAGCCCGCCCGGTCTTTTTTCTTGCCTTTATTGATTGTAACGGGTAAAAAATCCGATGTCAAGAAATACTCCCCACGACATATCCATTTACAGATTTCGCATATCGTGTTATACTGTTATGCAATTGTTGGAAACACGAGGTCTGTATCATTGAAAAAAGGGTATCTTTACATTCTTCTCGCTACATTTCTTTTCAGCACAATGGAAATCGCCTTAAAACTGACCGCTGGGAACTTCAACGCAGTCCAGCTCACTTTCCTCCGCTTTTTGATCGGCTCGCTGATTCTGCTGCCTCCGGCTCTCAAGCAGCTGAAACGGAAAAGACTTTCCCTGCGCGCCGGAGATTTCGCTTTTTTCGCGCTGACCGGCCTGATCTGTGTCGACATCAGCATGATTCTATACCAGATGGCGGTGCTGTACGCGCCCGCCTCCACCGTCGCCGTTTTATTCAGCTGCAATTCGGTGTTCCTGATACTGTTCGCCTTTTTCATGCTGGGTGAAAAAATCCGGCTGAATACTGCGGTCTGCATCGTTCTGAGCCTGCTTGGAATGGCGGTTATGATCAATCCGTTCCATTTTGCGGGCGGAGCGGCCGGCACCGTCCTTTCGCTTGCCGCCGCCGTTGCTTTCGCGCTCTACAGCGCAATCGGGCGCTTCAGAAGCGCCCGATACGGCGGGGTCGTAATGACCTGTTTCAGTTTTTTGTTCGGGTGCGCGGAAATGCTGGCGCTGATTTCCCTCACTCATCTTCGCCCCGTGAGCCTGTTCCTGCGGAATGCGGGCCTTGCACAGTTTGCGGACGTCCCGGTCTTCTCCGGCATAAGCATCCCGTCCCTGCCGGGTCTCGCCTATGTCGGTATTTTCGTGACCGGCTGCGGTTTCGCCTTTTATTTTCTCGCAATCGAAACCGCCGGGGCCTCGAAAGCCGCGCTGGTTTTTTTCTGCAAGCCTGTGCTTGCCCCTCTGTTTTCCCTCGCTGTTCTCGGAGAACCGATCACACTGCAGATGGTTGCCGGAATCGTCCTGATTGTGGTCGGGTCGTTTATCACGTTCCTCCCGGAAACAGCACTGCACAGACATGCGGTTCCAGCGAAAACCGCCATCCAGAGGCCGCCGGATGACTGACGCGGCCGCCTTTCGCTCTCTCAGAGGCCGTCCACTTTCGGGCGGCCTATTTTGGGTCCATTTGCACTCGTGAGGATGGATTCTCATATGATTCTCATAAGAAATATGAAAAAAGATTGAAATCGGTAACAATTGATTTATAATTACATGGTTAAATAAGAGATATACACCGGCCGGACGAGAGGGCCGGATTTAGGAGGCAATCTTTTTGTCATTCGTATCCATCCAGTTTCTCCTGTTCTTCCCCGTTGTTACCCTCGTCTATTTTGCCCTTCCGCATAAGCTGCGGTGGTTTTGGCTGTTTTGCGCCAGTTATTTTTTTTACATGAGCTGGAATCCCGCTTACGGCCTTTTGCTTGCCGTTTCCACCGCCATCACGTATTTGAGCGGTCTTCTGATTGGAAAGGCGGAGCGCCTTTCCGACAAGGAGAAGGCCGTGAAAAGGAAAAAGCTGTGGGTTGCGGCAAGCTTTGCTCTGAATCTCGGCATCCTGATCATCTTTAAATATCTGAATTTCTTTGACGAGATCTATATCGGCATCACTTCGTTCCTGGGAATGCCGGCCGGGCCCATGAAGTTCGACCTGCTGCTTCCGGTCGGCATCTCCTTTTACACCTTTCAGGCACTCAGCTATACGGTGGATGTCTATCGCGGGGACCTGAAACCGGAACGGCATTTCGGGAAATACGCCCTTTTTGTCTCCTTTTTCCCCCAGCTTGTTGCCGGGCCGATAGAAAAATCAAAAGATCTTCTTCACCAGTTCAGCGAAGTACACCGGTTTGATTACGACCAGGCCAGACGCGGCTTGCTGCTGATGCTGTGGGGATATTTTCAAAAGGTCGTCGTTGCCGACCGGCTTGGCGAGCTGGTCAACACGGTCTACAGCAGTCCCGGCAAATACGGCGGGGCCGAGGTCGCCCTTGCCAGCATTTTCTTTGCCTTTCAGATTTACTGCGACTTCGGCGGCTATTCCAACATTGCGATCGGAGCCGCGCAGGTGCTCGGCTTTTCCCTGACGACCAATTTCAACCGCCCCTATTTTTCCCTTTCCATCAAGGAGTTCTGGCGCCGTTGGCACATCACGCTCGGCGCCTGGTTTCGCGACTATCTTTACATCCCTCTGGGCGGGAACCGCTGCTCTCTCGCCCGGCGCTGTTTGAACCTGTTCATCGTTTTCGCCGTTTGCGGCCTCTGGCACGGCGCTTCTTTTACTTTTGTCATCTGGGGAACCCTGCACGGCCTGTATCAGATTTTCGGCCTGCTGTTGAAACCAGCGCGTCAAAGGGCGGCCGGAATTCTGAAAATCGACCCGGACTCGCGTCCAAACCGTTTTCTGCGGGCCGTTTTCACTTTTATTCTGACAGATTTCGCCTGGATCTTTTTCCGTGCCGACACGGTGCAGGACGCCTTCGCGTTGATCGGCGACCTGTTCCGTCCTTCGGATCTTTCAAATGGGGGCATTTTCACTCTCGGGTTGACGGCGCCTGAATTCTTCACTGCTCTGGCCGGCATCGCCATCATTCTGGCCGTGGATGTTCTGAGCCTGAAAACCGACCTGAGGGCCCGGCTGCTCAAAAAGAAGCCCGCTTTCCGTTGGGCCGCCTATCTTTCCGCCGCCCTCGTCATTTTGATTTTCGGGATTTACGGATCCCAGTATACGGCTCAGCAATTTATTTACTTCCAATTCTGAGGGGAACCGATTTTGAAAAAACTGATTTGCAAGGGATTCCTGTTTTTGTCCGTTATCGCGTTCATATTGGCCTCTTTCTCCAGCGTTTTCATCTACAAAATCGATCACCGCGGAAAGCTGCTGGAGGGACTTTACCATTCGGAGGATCCATACGACGTGGTCCTGATGGGATCGAGCCACATGAACGGCGGAATCGATCCAAACGTTCTGTGGAAGCAGTACGGAATCACAAGTTTCAATTACGCGACCGGCGGTCAGCCGATCGACGTTACGTATTATCTGCTGCAGGAAGTGCTGAAAAAACACACTCCTTCCGTCGTCGTGGTCGATCTCTATTATCTCGGTATGACGACCGAGTACGGGGCGACGGGATTTACCAGCAACGCCCTCGACAACATGCGGTTTTCCTGGAACAAGCTGAAAGCCATTGGCAGCTGCACTCCGCCGGAGGAATGGATCAATTTTCTTCTGCCGACGCTGAAATACCATTTTCGCTGGTCCTCCCTGACCGCCTCCGATTTTACATATGACAGCTCCGATATTTATTACCTGAAAGGGTTCAGCGCCGGTACGCAGCAGTATGGGAAAGAAGATATCTCTTATGCGGACACGGACAAGAAAGCGGATATTCCTGAAAAGAACCTCTCTTATTTTTACAAATTCATCGAGCTCGCCAAGGAAAAGGGATTCCAGCTGGTTTTTGTCAACATGCCGTGCGACTACACCGAGTCTGATCAGTCGGACGGATGGGTGAATGACTGCGAAGCAATGTTTAACACCGTCGCCGATCTGTCTCAAAAGGAGAATGTTCCTTTTGTGGACCTCTGCGACCAGATGGACGAAATAGGGCTGGACTTCGCAAAGGATATGAATAACTCCGGCCATCTCAACGTCTGGGGCGCGTACAAGACCAGCTCCTATTTCGGCAGCTATCTGAAAGAGAATTACACCC
This window contains:
- a CDS encoding flavodoxin domain-containing protein; the encoded protein is MIAYSSTHGSAAECAGWLQQMLNGAEIVDLKKRTVDPSPFDCVILGSSVYGGQIQQEVRSYCKRYLGILLQKPLGIYLTCLSREEAEIRRYLESGFPAELAGHLTSFCAPGGAIYFTKMNFLERNISKLLLNRFLKSQGEQTDGKTDYVSLSKEKMKEFAERMTEWEKVPR
- a CDS encoding Cof-type HAD-IIB family hydrolase: MGKGSAMRFQLIAFDLDGTVLRDDKTISPRTLGSLKAAASLGIRVVPATGRVAKMVPDELLQLPGTRYVLTSNGASVVDLKNRSVVYSRPMALDASLRIVRFFASGGFFVEAYCGGVSYADAAALPALRGAGLPDRFFRYIDASQTFVGSLPDFLERKGAPLEKVNVPYVPALEKERLAREVLAMGPYSVTSSGSVNLEINDAEASKGDGLLHLCHILGIEPGRVAAFGDGDNDRSMLRFAGLGIAMGNAEPGLFRQADYVTSTNEEDGVAQAIEKLILSPER
- a CDS encoding DMT family transporter, translated to MKKGYLYILLATFLFSTMEIALKLTAGNFNAVQLTFLRFLIGSLILLPPALKQLKRKRLSLRAGDFAFFALTGLICVDISMILYQMAVLYAPASTVAVLFSCNSVFLILFAFFMLGEKIRLNTAVCIVLSLLGMAVMINPFHFAGGAAGTVLSLAAAVAFALYSAIGRFRSARYGGVVMTCFSFLFGCAEMLALISLTHLRPVSLFLRNAGLAQFADVPVFSGISIPSLPGLAYVGIFVTGCGFAFYFLAIETAGASKAALVFFCKPVLAPLFSLAVLGEPITLQMVAGIVLIVVGSFITFLPETALHRHAVPAKTAIQRPPDD
- a CDS encoding MBOAT family O-acyltransferase yields the protein MSFVSIQFLLFFPVVTLVYFALPHKLRWFWLFCASYFFYMSWNPAYGLLLAVSTAITYLSGLLIGKAERLSDKEKAVKRKKLWVAASFALNLGILIIFKYLNFFDEIYIGITSFLGMPAGPMKFDLLLPVGISFYTFQALSYTVDVYRGDLKPERHFGKYALFVSFFPQLVAGPIEKSKDLLHQFSEVHRFDYDQARRGLLLMLWGYFQKVVVADRLGELVNTVYSSPGKYGGAEVALASIFFAFQIYCDFGGYSNIAIGAAQVLGFSLTTNFNRPYFSLSIKEFWRRWHITLGAWFRDYLYIPLGGNRCSLARRCLNLFIVFAVCGLWHGASFTFVIWGTLHGLYQIFGLLLKPARQRAAGILKIDPDSRPNRFLRAVFTFILTDFAWIFFRADTVQDAFALIGDLFRPSDLSNGGIFTLGLTAPEFFTALAGIAIILAVDVLSLKTDLRARLLKKKPAFRWAAYLSAALVILIFGIYGSQYTAQQFIYFQF